A genomic window from Megalobrama amblycephala isolate DHTTF-2021 linkage group LG2, ASM1881202v1, whole genome shotgun sequence includes:
- the LOC125258543 gene encoding L-rhamnose-binding lectin CSL3-like, whose amino-acid sequence MLVQKLSWITVLLVLCQHGVEAKRIVACEGTSAFLRCHWGSIRIMNANYGRTDDTTCPSSSMYNLNCFSATSHHAMSVRCDGNKSCSVPAVNSVFGDPCYGTYKYLDVSYECQL is encoded by the exons ATGCTGGTGCAAAAGCTAAGTTGGATCACTG TGCTGCTCGTACTGTGTCAACATG GTGTAGAAGCAAAAAGGATAGTTGCCTGTGAAGGAACATCTGCATTTCTCAGATGTC ATTGGGGATCAATAAGGATCATGAATGCCAACTATGGGCGAACTGATGACACAACATGCCCTAGCtcatcaatgtataatttaaacTGTTTCTCAGCAACATCCCACCATGCAATGTCTGTTCG GTGTGATGGAAATAAGAGCTGTTCTGTTCCTGCAGTGAACTCAGTTTTCGGTGATCCTTGTTATGGGACTTATAAATACCTGGATGTGTCTTATGAATGCCAATTATGA
- the LOC125258535 gene encoding uncharacterized protein LOC125258535, with translation MPLKNFLQRDDSYTCEELGLSAYEKRLCKYFTRVELKGKRGRKVAVLLTPDITKALELLVEKRAQCGVLQENEYLFAIPKCSSYYRGHDCLKRFAAECGATHPEYLRSTQLRKQVATTSQILNLKNNEMDQLADFLGHNINVHREYYRLPEATIQVAKILKLLRALEKGKLTELRGKSLDEIRDFTDEDDDQDIDSDEDTNGARPLELNSVDNGICCLIIVHFYTNINFSSF, from the exons ATGCCTCTAAAAAATTTCCTCCAAAGAGATGACTCGTACACATGTGAAGAGCTCGGACTTTCAGCCTATGAGAAGCGTTTGTGCAAATATTTCACAAGAGTTGAGCTGAAAGGAAAGAGGGGACGGAAAGTTGCGGTTTTGCTCACCCCAGACATCACAAAAGCTCTGGAACTGCTTGTTGAGAAGCGGGCACAATGTGGAGTTCTTCAAGAAAATGAATACCTCTTTGCCATACCAAAGTGCTCTAGCTACTATAGAGGTCACGACTGTCTTAAAAGGTTTGCTGCTGAGTGTGGTGCAACTCACCCAGAGTACCTGAGATCAACACAGCTGAGGAAACAAGTGGCAACAACCTCCCAAATTCTGaatcttaaaaataatgaaatggaCCAACTGGCAGACTTTTTAGGCCACAATATTAATGTTCATAGAGAATATTACAGATTACCTGAGGCAACCATCCAGGTGGCCAAAATTTTGAAACTGCTTCGAGCCCTTGAAAAGGGAAAGCTAACAGAATTAAGAGGAAAATCtcttgatgaaatccgag attttaCAGATGAGGATGATGACCAGGACATTGACAGCGATGAAGACACCAATGGAGCCAGACCCCTGGAGCTCAACTCAGTCGATAATGGTATTTGTTGTTTAATCATCGTTCACTTTTACACAAATAttaatttcagttcattttag